In Bacillota bacterium, the genomic window AATACAATCAAGCGGTGAAGGACGCCACTCTCCAGATCTACCAGGCTTACAATACCCTCCAGGCGGCTAAAGACATGGTCGAAATGTACCAGAAAGCCGTCGAGCAGGCGAAGGAAAGTGCTCGTCTGACCAATCTTCGTTACCAGGTCGGTCTGGCGACCAGTCTGGAAACCATCAATGCTTCCCTGGCCTTGAGTCAAGCGGAAGACAAAGCCCTGCAGGCCATTTATGACTATAACCTGGCCAAAGCCAAGTTCAAATACAACCTCTTTGACTTATCGACTGGTAGCAGCGCATCGTCTGCAAGTAGTGGAATGTAGTTGAATGGAAGGGGCCTGGGGGGGAAGATGATGGCGGAAAGTCGGGAGGAAAAAGACAAACGACGTCTGATCCTGGAGGCAGCCATAACTGTATTTTCCCAGTATGGATTTCACCAGACTAAGGTTGAAGACGTAGCCGTCGCGGCTGGAATCGGCAAGGGGACGATTTACGAGTATTTTTCCAGTAAACAAGAGTTGTTTGAGGAAATGTTCAGGGAGTGTGTCCTCCTCTACGGGGAACGAATGCAGAAAGACCTGGCGGCGGAAGAGACCATCCGGCGTAAGATTGTCCGTTTAATCCAACTGCACCTGGAATTTACTCAGAAACATAAAGACCTGGCTAAAGTGGCGTTTGGTGACCACAGCTGGATCAGCCAGGACCTGAAGAACTGGATGATCTCCATGCGGCGGCAAAAAATCGCTCAACTGAAAGCAATGATCGAGGAAGGGATCAAGCGGGGAGAATTTCGGGCGGTCAATCCTGAAGCAGCTGGTTTCATTCTGGCCGGTACGCTCAGTGCTCTGTGGTTTCCCGATGAATTCAGCGACCAGGTTGTCTTTGATCGACTGGTGGATTCGTTGCATGACATTTTGCTGTACGGATTGAGTGCTGAATAACAAATTTGTTAACAACAAGCCCCGTCGTGTTTTCGACAGGGCTTGTTTTCTTGTATTGGTTAATGGATTTTGACGATATTGGCGCCGTACTTTTTCAGTGTTTCCGAAGCCTCGTTGGCTTTTGTGTCATCAGTCCGCACGGCCACCAGGATGTTGCCGGCTTTGATATCTTCTTCGTACCGCCGGCCCTCAGCTTCGGGAATGCCCCAGTCAACCAGACTACCCGCGATACCGCCCGTTGCCGCCCCGGAAAGCAACCCCGCGATTGGACCCGCGGCGACGATTGGGCCCAGCCCCGGAATCGCTAGAGCTCCAGCTCCGACGGCCAGACCGGCCAGACCACCCAGTACTCCACCGGTCGTGGCCCCGTCGGTTACTGTGTCGCCCCGCATGGTTGGAGCGCCGATGTCTTTTTTGAGATCACCTTTTTCGTCTTTGGCAACAATGGAAATTTCACGGTCGAACCCTTTCTGCCGTAGTTCGTTTACGGCTCGTTCCGCCTGATCACGAGATGCAAATGTGCTGGCTACTGTTTTTGCCAAAAGATTTCGCCTCCTTACAAAGCTTTTTTGTTCCAAAAGTAGTGTTACCATTTTCCGCAGAAATATGTGATGGTGCAGGTTTTTATATCATTATGTGGAAATAACTATACTAAGTCCAAGTGAAAGAAGGGACTCGTGTGGAGCAGAGAATCACTCAACACCTGGTGAACCGGATAGTCCAGGGTTCTGACGACAAATTGGTGACAGAACGATTTTTGGACCAGGTGGTCAGGGAATTTCCCGTGACGATTTTTTTTAATGAACAGGAACTGGTTACTTTACTGTGTACCCCTGAATATCTTGAGGATTTGGGGGTCGGTTTTTTAAGTTCGGAGGGTTTGCTTAAAGACCTGGCTTCCCTTGTCTCGGTCAAAGCCGATTATCAGACGGGCCAGGTCTGGGTCAACACCTCTCGACCGGCACTGGTCGCCGAAAAGACGTTTATGAAGCGCTACCTCACGACTGGATGTGGTAAAGGGACGACTTTCTATCATGTGATGGATGCCCAGATGTGCACGCCGGTTAAAAGTTCACTCCAGGTGTCTGCCAGAGTGCTCCTGGACCTGATCAGACAGCTCCAGTTGTGTTCTGAGTTGTACCGGGAAACCGGCGGCGTGCACAGTGCTGCTTTGTGTTCGGGGAAGGAGATGTTGCTTTACCGGGAGGATATTGGCCGGCACAACGCGGTTGATAAGATCATCGGTCACTGCTTCCGGGAACAGGTGGTGCTGGAAGATAAATTTCTCGTTACCAGTGGCCGGATTTCTTCGGAGATCTTAATTAAAGTGGCCAAGCAAGGCATTCCGATCCTCGTGTCGCGTTCTGCTCCCACCGACCTGGCTCTAAAGGTGGCTGATGAGGTTGGGGTTACGGTGGTGGGCTTTGCGCGCGGTCGACGTCTCAATGTCTATACCCACGGCTACCGCATAACATTAGAATGACAACCGGGGGTGATTGAACGATGATACCGCTGGTCGGATTTGTTGGGCAATCGAACGCAGGGAAAACTACGCTGATCGAAAAAGTAATCCGGGAGTTAAAAGCCCGAGGATATCGTCTGGCCACACTCAAGCACCATCACGGAGATTTTGAAATTGATCGCGAGGGGAAGGATACCTGGCGCCATGCTCGGGCGGGAGCCGATACCGTTGTTTTGGCTTCGCCAACCAAAGTGGCCATGATTAAGAAACTGTCCAGGGAAATGTCCCTGGCTGAGGTGGCGGCTCTGGTGACCGATGTTGATTTAATCATTGTGGAGGGGTATAAACAGGGACCGCAACCCAAAATCGAGGTTTTTCGTTCGGCTGTCCAATCAGAACTGGTCTGTTCTCCGCGTGAGCTGTTGGCCGTAGCGAGCGACGTTCCATTGAATTTGGGGATCCCCTGTTTTTCCCTTGATGACCCCGTAGGACTCGCCGATTTTATCGCTAGCAAATTCTTAAAGCCGGGTGGGTAGTAGATGAGCGGTGAACAGAAGATCGAGATAAAACTTCAACCCGGAGAACGGATCGTGTGGATTGAACCCGGCCGCCCGTTAAGAGAAGCTTTTGCCCTGGCCGGCTGGCGGTTGGAAACTCCGTGTGGCGGGCTGGGAACCTGTGGTAAGTGCCGGGTACGGATTAGTCCTCGGCTTGAGGTAACTGCTAACGAAAGGGAAATTCTTTCCGCGGCAGAGATCATGGACGGAATGCGGCTGGCCTGTCAGGTCCTGGTTAACCAGCCCCTGGAGGTAAGTTTGCCGGTAGTGACCCGTGAGGTGTGTCGGAAAATTGATGTGATGGATGAGCGAATCGGTGAGCTATCGGTTGCTGGTCAAGGTCAGGGGTATGGCGTGGCTCTGGACTTGGGAACAACCACGATTGCTGGCTCGCTGGTAGAGTTGCATACCGGCCGACGAATGGCGCTGGCTGCCGAGCTCAATCCCCAGGTCATTCATGGGGCAGATGTCCTGTCTCGCCTTGCTTTTGCCATGCAAGGGGAGGCAGAACGTCGACAACTGCAGCGGGAAGCGGTGGCGGCAGCTAATGTAATCATTGGCCGGTTGATCAAAATGGTCGGGTTAGATATCTCCGCAATCAAGGAAGGGGTGGTTGTAGGTAACACGGTCATGCATCACTTGATGCTGGGGCTCGATCCGGTCAGCCTGAGTCAGGCTCCCTACCGTCCGCTGGTCAGCCATTCGGTCTGGGCGTGTGCAGAAGAACTCGGGTTTAATTTAACCCCAGGGACCAACCTGCATTTTCTCCCTAACATAGGTGGTTTTGTCGGTGGGGATGCGGTCGCCGTCTTGCTGGCGACCGGTCTTGTTGACAGTGCTCAGGTGAAACTCATCCTGGATATCGGCACCAATGGGGAAATTATGCTGGGGTCGACGGCCGGCCTCTGGGTGTGCTCGACGGCAGCCGGCCCGGCTTTCGAGGGTGGGCGAATCACCCACGGGATGCGGGCCGCGACCGGAGCGATCGAGAAGGTTAGAATAATCGACGATGAAGTTGAAATAGCCGTCATCGGCGAAGGCCCGGCCTGTGGAATCTGCGGCTCAGGGCTGATTCAAGCTGTTGCCGAACTGTACCGGGTAGGTTTGGTCGACAAAACCGGCCGGCTCCTGGAAGTTGATGAAGTCCCAGCAGAGATTGGCGTGAGATCGCGCTTGACTGTCAGTGAGGGAGAACGGGAGTTTATCTTGGTTCCAGCGGAAATGTCGGCGCATGGCCGCGCAATTTCCATTACCCAGCAGGATATTCGGGAACTTCAGCTGGGAAAGGGAGCGATCCGGGCCGGTGTAGAGACCCTGCTCAAGGAACTCCAAACCTCAGAGCCGGAAATCGCTGAAGTTATACTGACAGGTACGTTCGGTACATATCTCGATATACCGAGTACGGTCAGGATCGGGTTGATTCCACCCCGTTTCGCCGATCGCGTTACCCTGGTGGGTAATGCTGCCCTGCTGGGGGCGGAAATAGCCCTTGTATCATCCGAGGCCCGGGTCATCGCCGACCAGATCGCCAGGAAGGCGAAACGTATCGAACTGGCTAACCGGGCAGATTTTACTGAATTTTTTATCAATTACCTTAATTTCGGTGTTTAAGGAGGGGCCATGGAGCGGGTAGAAAGGGTAGTCTGTGCCTGTCGTGGTCAACAGCCAGACCGGGTACCGCGGGGTGAACTGGGGATTGAACCAGGTTTAGTCCCGTTACTTCTGGAGGCAGCGGGATTAACGCCCACCGGCGATGCTCTGGTTGACCGGGTTCGGGTCATGCAGCGCCTGAAGTTCGATCTAACTGGTCTTACCCCTGCTTTACCTCGACAGGATACCGGTCGGGTTGATGAAAGGGGGCGGGTTATTTACCAGGATGGCTGGGGACGCCAGGTGGTTAAGGTGAAGAATCAGACCCAGGTACTTGTTCCAGCCATTACAGAAACCGATCAGATCAAGAAATGGCACCCTCCCGACCTGGCGTTGATTGACCTTGATGAGATCCGAACCTGGCGGCAGCAAACTGACTTTTTCCTTTTTGCTGTTGTTGAGGGAGGGTTCAGCGCGGTTGCCAGTTTGTTTGAATTTACACAGTTTCTCAAACTGACTGTTACTCATCCTGTCGAAGTAGTTGCCCTGGTGCGAGAAATGTGTCAGTGGCAAAGTGAACTGGCTAAACGGTGTGTTGCGGCTGGAGCGCACGGGGTGGTGGTGGCTGACGACTTGGCTTGGCAGCGGGGAACATTCATCTCGCCAGCTGCGCTTCGTCAGTTGGTTTTTCCCTCTTTAACCCGTCTGGTAGAGGAGATTAAGGCGATGGGTGTGCCGGTGTTCTTGCATGCGGATGGCGACTTGATGGATATAATGGATGACATCGTGGCGGCGGGGTTTGACGGGCTGCACTCATTGGAACCGGCGGCCGGGATGGAACTGGTAAAACTTAAGCAACTTTTCGGCCGAAAATTGTGCCTCTGGGGTAACCTGTCCGGTGATTTACTGCTGCCGGGAGTACCGCTTGACAAAGTCCAGAAAGCCACTCGACGTACGCTTGCTCAAGGTGCCCCGGGTGGAGGATTCATCTTGGGAAACTGCACCGGCATCCTGTCTGAGGAGATGTCGCCGGCCCATATTCTGGCGATGTATGACACGGCAGATCAGTTTGGGATTAGAGAATAGACTAGTGAAACAACCAAATCTCTGTGTTAAAGACAATGCGGCGAGCATTTGGCTCGCCGCTGGAAATTATTCATTCTAAATAGTTAATCACCAGTCCTGTGATCAATTTTGGATAAAAGAAGGTGGATTTCTGTGGCATTTTATCACCGGCTTTAGCAACCGCAGTTACCTCTTCTACCCGGGTTGGGTTGAGGAAAAAGGCCAATTGCTGACTGCCTTCGTCTACAGCGGTGATGGCGTCAAGTGCATCTCGGGTATAGGTCAGATTATCCTGATTTTTACGCTGTTCACTGCCAATGCCTAGGATCCGTTCCAAGACCAGGGTGTCCAGAATGGCCACATCGAGCTGATGGAAGGCCGTCGACCGGGATTTGTCCATCACCTCAGCCAGAGCAACGTCGGGGCGCAGAGTTAAGAGGTAAAGCTGTTTTTCTTCCGTGTACAGACCGAAGACGTGCCGGTTCTGCCTCCTGTCAGCCATTAGTTGAAGGAAATTGGCCAGGTCAGCCTCTCGATTTGGCGACGTTGGATACACCTCAAGCTCGAACCAAGCCGTTAAGGCTTGCTTGAAATCAGCCAGGTTAAACTGGCGCAGGTTTCGCACCAGGCGATGGGTAGGGAGGATAACCAGCCCATCATCGTGAAGATTAACCAGGGTGGCTAAGACGGTATCGTATCCCCTGAGTCCCTGGGAATGCATTTCGTCTCGGAAGTTGAGCGAAGTTTCGTAGCGGTGGTGGCCATCAGCAATAAAAATTTGACGTTGTTGCATCAATTTTTGCACTTGCTTGATAGTCTGTTTATTAGTGATCACCCAGAGACGGTGGATTTCATTATTTTCATCAGTAAACTCCACATCAGGCGGCCGATTCCCAGCAGCTTTCCACAGCAATTGCTCAATTTGGCGATCAGGATCGGAATACAGGCCAAAGATCGGGCTGAAATTAGCCCGACATGCGCGCAGTAGCTGCAAGCGGTCTGCCTTCGGCTTGGAAAGTGTTTCTTCGTGAGGTAAGATATTACCCTGGCTGTACTCTTCAACCTTCAGACCGCAGAGGAAACCGGTGCGAATCTTTCTTTCGTTGCGAATAGTAAACTCCTGTTGGTACAGGTAGAAGGCTGGGTTGTCTTCTCGTTTCAAGATACCTTCCTCTAACCAACGGGCAAAATAGTTGGCAGCTCGGCTATAGCGGTTATTGCGTTCATCGTCCTGAGGAAGAACTTGTCCCAACTCCAGACGGATAATGTTGTAAGGGTGACGGGCGTAGTAGCGGGCTTGAGCTGGTGTGTCGATGACATCGTATGGTGGTGTAACCACTAAGGCCATGTCTCCTATTTTGTTGGGGGCGTATCTCACTGCGGCAATAGGAACGATAGTGGCCATAATATACCCTCCCAGCTATTTTTGATGGTAATTATATCCTATTGTATTATAACTGCAGAGGAATTTCAACTCGTATCTCTCTAAGGGTATGCGGGTCAAGTTGCAATTTCATGCTGTAGGTGGTTTAATTTAAATTGATATCGCTCGTTCTAGGTGGCCTGGAATATTATGGGAAGATAGGAGGCTCTATTTTGCTGGTTGATTACCATGTACACGGAATGGGACACGGGACTTATAACCATTCGCGGGATGATTTAGCCGCTTTTATTCAGACCGGTCTCTCTGTCAACCTGAAAGAAATCGGTTTTGCGGAACATGACTGGTATTTAAACAAGATCAATTGGACAAATTTATCCTCAATCCAGGCAGATTTTCCGCAAGTTGCTGTTCGCATTGGTCTGGAAGTGGACTATTTTCCTGAGAGAGAGAAGGAAATCGCGGGTTGGCTAATGAAGCATCCTTTTGACTATGTGATCGGCTCGGTCCATCATATTGGTGATTGGATGTTTGACCATCCCGATTGTGTAGCAGAGTACCAGCGGTGGGATATTGACGACCTTTATCAGGTCTATTTTAACCTGGTCGCGAGGCTTGTTCAGAGCCGGCTTTTTGATGTGATCGGGCACCTGGATCTGATTAAAATCTTTGGCTATCGTCCGCAGCGAAGCCAACCAGAGCAGATGATTGAACCAGTGCTGAAAATGATCAGACAGGCCGGTTTGGTCGTGGAAATCAACACGGCTGGCCGATATCGACCAGTAGCCGAGGTTTATCCCAGTGAAAAGATTCTGACCAGGTGCTGGGAACATGATATTCCAATCACCTTGAGTTCTGATGCCCACGAACCTGAGCAGGTAGGCCGCGACATAGGCTGGGCACGGGAACTGGCCAGGCGGATTGGTTACCGTCAGATCGCGACTTTTCATCGACGGCAAATTGATTTTGTTTCGCTCTAATGATATTGGATTAAGAACAAAAGGAGGGGGTCTACATGTCTTATGAGGAAAAGCTCAAGGAGCTTGGCCTGGAAATCCCGAAAGTCCCGCAGCCGGTTGCTGCCTATGTGCCCGGGGTCAAAGTTGGAAACCTGGTGTATACTTCCGGGCAACTGCCGATGGTTCAGGGGCAACTCCAATTTTCCGGCCGCTTGGGGGAAAATCTTAGCGTGGAAGAGGGCTACCAGGCGGCCAGGATTTGCGCGCTGAACTGTCTGGCTGTGGTGAAAAGCCTGGCGGGCAGTTTAGAGACAGTGGAAAGAATTGTTAAAGTTACGGGCTTTGTTAACAGCGCCCCGGATTTTACCCAGCAGCCGCAAGTACTTAATGGAGCTTCGGAGTTATTGGCCCAGATTTTCGGGGGAGCAGGTCAGCATGCCCGTTCAGCCGTTGGGGTGAATACCTTACCCCTTCAGGCACCAGTTGAGGTAGAAATAATCGTTAAACTTCGAGATTAGTTAGTGGGAGTGAAGGAGGAGATCAGTATGTCGGTTTATGATCAGGCGCATGCCCTGGCCCGGGCGTTGAAAAGTTGTGATGAGTACACATCCTTTTTGGCGGCCAAGGCCAAGGTTGATGCTGACAAGAATGCCAAAAAAATGTTGCGAGACTTTCAGCAGCGGCAGATCGCCGTGCAGAAAGCGCAGATGTTAAACGAAGAGGTGCCCGAGGAACAAATAAAGCAACTCGAGCGGATGTTTGAAGTGCTTAGCTATAATCCGATCATTAAGGAATACCTGACCGCTGAATTCCGTCTGGCCAGAATGCTGGCGGATATCCAAAAAATTATCGGAGAAGCCGTGGAACTTGGCCTCGACGAAGAAGATTAATTTTATAGTTATAATTGGAAAAGCAATCACGAACATGAATAATGTATACTGTGTAAATGAAAAGAAATCAGCGAAAAACAGGAAGTATACAGTATAATTGCCCAAAATCTATTTACTGTACGAAATTCAGCTTATATAATTCACTATAGACATAATGTTTCAGTTTCTCATACTCAAAATTAACATTAACATCGAGGAGGGTTATGGGAATGACCTACAGTAAGGGGATTAACGCTACGGGTGCAACTTTGACGAAGGCCAGACTTGGCGATGACGTATGTCCCTACAGTGGGATGTGTGTTACTTGCTTGGATGGATGCGTCGGTTTGTGCGAGGTTGGCAAGTCGGCTGTCCGGGCGAAGGAGGTTCTTTACCCACAACCGTTTGGGAAAATCACGTCGGCTTCCCAAAAGGACTATCCAGTTGATTACTCTCATTTCAACATTATGGGCTCGGTTGTCGGTGCGTATGGGATTGAGGCCGACAGCAATAAAGCCCTCTTCCCCGCGGTTAACCTGGAGACAACTATTGGGGCAGGCCCGGACAAGATTAAACTAAAACTGCCAATTATTATTGGGGCGTTAGGTTCAACCAATGTCGCGTTGAATAACTGGGCCGAACTGGCGGCTGGTGCAGCTCTTTCGGGTGTTCCCATGGTTGTTGGAGAAAATGTTTGTGGGATGGACCCGAAAGCGGAATTTAAGAATGGTCGCGTAGTGAAAGCTCCTGACCTAGAGTTCAGAATCAAGTCGTATAGAGATTGGTATAACGGCTACGGGACCATTGCAGTTCAGGCCAACGTTGAAGATACCATGCTGGGGGTGCAGGAATACGCCCTATCTGAGCTTGGCGTGGAGGCAGTGGAAATTAAATGGGGCCAGGGAGCGAAAGACATCGGGGGCGAAGTTAAGCTGAACACAATTGAGCGGGCGCGCCTCCTGAAGAGCCGTGGCTATATTGTACTGCCCGATCCGGATGATCCGACCGTGGAAGCTGCTTACAATGCCGGTGCGTTTAATGAGTTTGAACGCCATTCGCGGATAGGCATGGTGACCGAGGAAGGTTTCCATAAACGGGTGGAAGAACTGCGGAAAGCCGGCGCCAAATATGTGTTCTTGAAGACAGGAGCATACCGGCCGGCCGACCTAGCCAGAGCGGTCAAGTTCTGCTCGGATGCGAAAATTGATTTGCTCACTGTGGATGGTGCTGGCGGCGGTACCGGGATGAGCCCGTGGCGGATGATGAACGAGTGGGGTATTCCTACTGTGTACATCCATGCATTGTTGACGAAGTACCTTGACCGGTTGGCGGCTAAAGGTGCTTATATTCCCAAAGTGGCTATTGCCGGTGGATTTGCTCTGGAAGACCAGGTGTTCAAAGGCTTAGCCTTGGGTGCGCCGCACGTTAATATGATCGAAATGGCCCGGGCTCCGCTGACGGCAGCCATGGTAGGCAAGACCGTAGCAGAAATGATTAAGAGTGGCAAGGTTCCGAACGAATACAAGAAGTATGGCGAAACCGTTGAACAGATCTTTATTCTGGCCGAACAGGTGAAGAAAGAACTCGGAGCCAGATTTGCCGACTTCCCGACCGGTGCGATTGGAGTATACAGCTATTTCGAACGGCTGGCCCAGGGGCTGCGGCAGTTCATGTGCGGAGCCCGGAAGTTCAGCCTGGAGTACATCACACGGAATGACATCGTCGCCATCACCAAGGAAGCGGCCGAGATCAGCGGTATCAAGTACGTTATGGACTGTGATGCCGAAGAGGTTGAGAAGATTCTCGGTTAATCCCTGGCACTATAAAAAGTTAAAAATATGCTTTTCTGAGGGGGGTTGTCTGTGACAACCCCCAAAATATTGTCAACAACTTGTGGGTTAATCCAGGGAGCATAAACTAAATGGCTACAAATGTATAACGGAATGTTATTGATTAACTCAACCGGCTGTGTAATAATATAACGTAATAATCATTATAACAGGAAATGTTTTCGGTTTTGTAGAAGGTTAATGCTGAGAATAATAAAATATTGTTAAAACGTATATTATTTTTTGACTAGACCAAGGGGAGGACCCAATGATTTATTTAGATAATGCGGCGACTTCCTGGCCGAAGCCGGAGAGTGTTTGTGAAGTCATGACTCGGTGTCTGCGGGAATATGGCGCCAATCCCGGGCGCGGGGGGCATCGTCTGTCCCTGCAGGCCGGGCGGGCGCTTTTAGAAACGCGCGAACTAGTGGCCGAATTGTTTGGGGTAAAGGATTCAGCGCAAATTGTTTTTACACTGAATGTTACCGAAGCCCTTAATCTGGCGATTAAGGGCGTGACCAAGCCGGGTGATCATATTTTAATCAGTGGGATGGAACATAATGCTGTTGCCCGGCCAGCATTTAGTCTGGCTGAGAAGGGAATAGAGACGACTGTGATTCCCTGCTCGCCGGAAGGGTTAATCAATCCGGCGGATGTGGCGAACAACATCAGAGAGAACACGAAGCTTATCTGTGTTAACCATGCCTCGAACGTGACGGGGACCATCCAGCCGATTAACCAGATCGGGAAAATAGCGCGGGAACGCGGCGTGCTTTTCCTGGTTGATTGTGCCCAGACTGCGGGGGTTTACCCAATCGATGTGAATAAAAGTCAGATCGACTTGCTGGCTTTTACCGGGCACAAAGGGTTGCTTGGTCCCCAGGGGACCGGGGGGTTATACATTCGCGAAGGGGTTGACGTGACTCCCTTAAAGCAAGGGGGGACGGGAAGCCATTCCGAGTTAATGTATCAGCCAGAGGTGATGCCCGATAAATTTGAAAGCGGCACGCCTAACACGGTCGGTTTGGTCGGCCTGGGGGCGGGGATCAAGTTTATCCTTGAGGAAGGGATGGAGACCATTCGCCGGCATGAACAAATGCTGACCAAGGAACTTTTGCAGGGTTTACGCGAACGAGAAGGGATGACCCTGTACGGACCCCAGGATGTAGAACAGCAGACGGCGGTTGTTTCGCTCAATATCAATGGACAGGAAGCCAATGAAGTGAGTTTTATCCTGGACCAGGTGTTTGATATCGCGACTAGAGCTGGTCTCCACTGTGCTCCGCTGGCCCATCAGACTATCGGTACCCTGGAGACGGGGACGGTCCG contains:
- a CDS encoding TetR/AcrR family transcriptional regulator, with amino-acid sequence MAESREEKDKRRLILEAAITVFSQYGFHQTKVEDVAVAAGIGKGTIYEYFSSKQELFEEMFRECVLLYGERMQKDLAAEETIRRKIVRLIQLHLEFTQKHKDLAKVAFGDHSWISQDLKNWMISMRRQKIAQLKAMIEEGIKRGEFRAVNPEAAGFILAGTLSALWFPDEFSDQVVFDRLVDSLHDILLYGLSAE
- a CDS encoding DUF1269 domain-containing protein; translated protein: MVTLLLEQKSFVRRRNLLAKTVASTFASRDQAERAVNELRQKGFDREISIVAKDEKGDLKKDIGAPTMRGDTVTDGATTGGVLGGLAGLAVGAGALAIPGLGPIVAAGPIAGLLSGAATGGIAGSLVDWGIPEAEGRRYEEDIKAGNILVAVRTDDTKANEASETLKKYGANIVKIH
- the fdhD gene encoding formate dehydrogenase accessory sulfurtransferase FdhD, with protein sequence MTQHLVNRIVQGSDDKLVTERFLDQVVREFPVTIFFNEQELVTLLCTPEYLEDLGVGFLSSEGLLKDLASLVSVKADYQTGQVWVNTSRPALVAEKTFMKRYLTTGCGKGTTFYHVMDAQMCTPVKSSLQVSARVLLDLIRQLQLCSELYRETGGVHSAALCSGKEMLLYREDIGRHNAVDKIIGHCFREQVVLEDKFLVTSGRISSEILIKVAKQGIPILVSRSAPTDLALKVADEVGVTVVGFARGRRLNVYTHGYRITLE
- the mobB gene encoding molybdopterin-guanine dinucleotide biosynthesis protein B; this translates as MIPLVGFVGQSNAGKTTLIEKVIRELKARGYRLATLKHHHGDFEIDREGKDTWRHARAGADTVVLASPTKVAMIKKLSREMSLAEVAALVTDVDLIIVEGYKQGPQPKIEVFRSAVQSELVCSPRELLAVASDVPLNLGIPCFSLDDPVGLADFIASKFLKPGG
- a CDS encoding DUF4445 domain-containing protein, whose product is MSGEQKIEIKLQPGERIVWIEPGRPLREAFALAGWRLETPCGGLGTCGKCRVRISPRLEVTANEREILSAAEIMDGMRLACQVLVNQPLEVSLPVVTREVCRKIDVMDERIGELSVAGQGQGYGVALDLGTTTIAGSLVELHTGRRMALAAELNPQVIHGADVLSRLAFAMQGEAERRQLQREAVAAANVIIGRLIKMVGLDISAIKEGVVVGNTVMHHLMLGLDPVSLSQAPYRPLVSHSVWACAEELGFNLTPGTNLHFLPNIGGFVGGDAVAVLLATGLVDSAQVKLILDIGTNGEIMLGSTAGLWVCSTAAGPAFEGGRITHGMRAATGAIEKVRIIDDEVEIAVIGEGPACGICGSGLIQAVAELYRVGLVDKTGRLLEVDEVPAEIGVRSRLTVSEGEREFILVPAEMSAHGRAISITQQDIRELQLGKGAIRAGVETLLKELQTSEPEIAEVILTGTFGTYLDIPSTVRIGLIPPRFADRVTLVGNAALLGAEIALVSSEARVIADQIARKAKRIELANRADFTEFFINYLNFGV
- a CDS encoding DUF1015 domain-containing protein — translated: MATIVPIAAVRYAPNKIGDMALVVTPPYDVIDTPAQARYYARHPYNIIRLELGQVLPQDDERNNRYSRAANYFARWLEEGILKREDNPAFYLYQQEFTIRNERKIRTGFLCGLKVEEYSQGNILPHEETLSKPKADRLQLLRACRANFSPIFGLYSDPDRQIEQLLWKAAGNRPPDVEFTDENNEIHRLWVITNKQTIKQVQKLMQQRQIFIADGHHRYETSLNFRDEMHSQGLRGYDTVLATLVNLHDDGLVILPTHRLVRNLRQFNLADFKQALTAWFELEVYPTSPNREADLANFLQLMADRRQNRHVFGLYTEEKQLYLLTLRPDVALAEVMDKSRSTAFHQLDVAILDTLVLERILGIGSEQRKNQDNLTYTRDALDAITAVDEGSQQLAFFLNPTRVEEVTAVAKAGDKMPQKSTFFYPKLITGLVINYLE
- a CDS encoding histidinol-phosphatase HisJ family protein, whose product is MLVDYHVHGMGHGTYNHSRDDLAAFIQTGLSVNLKEIGFAEHDWYLNKINWTNLSSIQADFPQVAVRIGLEVDYFPEREKEIAGWLMKHPFDYVIGSVHHIGDWMFDHPDCVAEYQRWDIDDLYQVYFNLVARLVQSRLFDVIGHLDLIKIFGYRPQRSQPEQMIEPVLKMIRQAGLVVEINTAGRYRPVAEVYPSEKILTRCWEHDIPITLSSDAHEPEQVGRDIGWARELARRIGYRQIATFHRRQIDFVSL
- a CDS encoding RidA family protein; translated protein: MSYEEKLKELGLEIPKVPQPVAAYVPGVKVGNLVYTSGQLPMVQGQLQFSGRLGENLSVEEGYQAARICALNCLAVVKSLAGSLETVERIVKVTGFVNSAPDFTQQPQVLNGASELLAQIFGGAGQHARSAVGVNTLPLQAPVEVEIIVKLRD
- a CDS encoding YlbF family regulator, which encodes MSVYDQAHALARALKSCDEYTSFLAAKAKVDADKNAKKMLRDFQQRQIAVQKAQMLNEEVPEEQIKQLERMFEVLSYNPIIKEYLTAEFRLARMLADIQKIIGEAVELGLDEED
- a CDS encoding FMN-binding glutamate synthase family protein, producing the protein MTYSKGINATGATLTKARLGDDVCPYSGMCVTCLDGCVGLCEVGKSAVRAKEVLYPQPFGKITSASQKDYPVDYSHFNIMGSVVGAYGIEADSNKALFPAVNLETTIGAGPDKIKLKLPIIIGALGSTNVALNNWAELAAGAALSGVPMVVGENVCGMDPKAEFKNGRVVKAPDLEFRIKSYRDWYNGYGTIAVQANVEDTMLGVQEYALSELGVEAVEIKWGQGAKDIGGEVKLNTIERARLLKSRGYIVLPDPDDPTVEAAYNAGAFNEFERHSRIGMVTEEGFHKRVEELRKAGAKYVFLKTGAYRPADLARAVKFCSDAKIDLLTVDGAGGGTGMSPWRMMNEWGIPTVYIHALLTKYLDRLAAKGAYIPKVAIAGGFALEDQVFKGLALGAPHVNMIEMARAPLTAAMVGKTVAEMIKSGKVPNEYKKYGETVEQIFILAEQVKKELGARFADFPTGAIGVYSYFERLAQGLRQFMCGARKFSLEYITRNDIVAITKEAAEISGIKYVMDCDAEEVEKILG
- a CDS encoding aminotransferase class V-fold PLP-dependent enzyme translates to MIYLDNAATSWPKPESVCEVMTRCLREYGANPGRGGHRLSLQAGRALLETRELVAELFGVKDSAQIVFTLNVTEALNLAIKGVTKPGDHILISGMEHNAVARPAFSLAEKGIETTVIPCSPEGLINPADVANNIRENTKLICVNHASNVTGTIQPINQIGKIARERGVLFLVDCAQTAGVYPIDVNKSQIDLLAFTGHKGLLGPQGTGGLYIREGVDVTPLKQGGTGSHSELMYQPEVMPDKFESGTPNTVGLVGLGAGIKFILEEGMETIRRHEQMLTKELLQGLREREGMTLYGPQDVEQQTAVVSLNINGQEANEVSFILDQVFDIATRAGLHCAPLAHQTIGTLETGTVRLSPGYFNTLEEIKTVLDALATIEREGSSHAR